Within Desulfobacter sp., the genomic segment ATTGGGTATGTCCAACAAAGCCGGGGAGAAATGGAAGTGCTGTTTACCTTTTTGGCGGAACGGTATGAACAGGGCAGCCTGATGATCACGAGCAATCTTCCGTTCTCTAAGTGGGAACAGATTTTTAAGGACCCTATGACAACGGCAGCAGCCATCGACAGACTCGTTCATCACAGTATCATCCTTGAATTGAATGTGGAAAGCTATCGCATGGAACAGGCTAAAATGGAGGCCGAATAATGATCGAGACCAGATATACCAGGCAGGAGATTGTTGAGATTATTAAAATGATCCGACTGGATTTATACAATCGAGGCCTGAACTGCGGTGCCGGTGCTATCAGCAAGGAGATGGAAGCGGAAAATATTGAACCAATGCCGTCAGCAAGCACTATCGGACGGATACTATCGATAGAGGGCTTAACCCATGGAAGAACCGGGTTTTGTGATGGTAATTAAAAGGACTTTTTACCGGATTATAATGGGGGCCAGCCCCCAAACCCCCGGAGTTTAGCGCATTATAGACCAAAGTATGAGAGCAAAAAGCGAAAGGCCGTACGTGGAAAATACGGCCCCTCATACTTCAGTCACCTTCTCGGCGCTCAGGTTGCTCTCCAGCATAGCCTTATCCTCCGGAAGGATGGTCTTAAAAAACATAATCAGAATTGTTTTGCAAGTATTTTTTAATGAAATTAAATGGTTACGCAGGTTGGGGAACGGGAGTTTTAATTGTCGTTGAAGGAAAAAAATATTTGTCGTTGATCATGGGACCATTTTGTTGCTATGCTTTTCTGTCAAGTTGCCCAGGCAAAGAGCCTGAGGGAAATCAGTGGGGGCCTTGCCTGCTGCATGGGGAAACTGCGCCACCTCGGTGTATCCTCGGCGCCAAGTAAATCAACGTTGTCTTATGCTAATAAGAACCGCTCATGGCAGCTGTTTCAAGATCTTTTCTATGATACCTTTGAATTTTGTCGCAAACATTCACCTGGTGGTCACAAATTCAGGTTCAAAAACAAACTGCTTTCTTTGGACAGCACAACAATATCCTTGTGTCTCAGTCTTTTCCCCTGGGCAGAATTCCGTCGTACGAAAGGTGCCGTTAAACTTCATCTGCTACTGGATCATGATGGCTACCTGCCTTCCTATGCTTACATATCAAATGGCAAGAATCACGAATCCAAATATGCCAAAAGATTCCCGCTCGCACCAGGATCAATTATCACAATGGACCGTGGATATAACGATTACAGCCTGTTTGCTTCCTGGACAGCACAAGATGTATTTTTTGTGACCAGGCTGAAAACCAATGCAGCTTATGAGGTGTTATCAGAGCGTGAGCTACCTCTTCGGAGAAACATTCTCTCAGATGAAATGATCAAGTTTACCGGCCACAATGCCCGGAAAGCATGTCCATTCATATTGCGGAGAATCGTTGTTTGGGATGCGGATAACCAGCGGGAAATCATTTTGCTGACAAATCATTATAAATTCGGAGCAACCACCATCTCGTCTATCTATAAGGATCGCTGGCAAATCGAATTGTTTTTCAAGGCCATAAAACAGAATCTGAGAATCAAGACCTTTGTCGGAACGAGTGAGAATGCCTTGTACACACAGATTTGGACAGCATTAATTGCCATGCTGCTGATCAAATTTCTACAACTCAAATCAAAATTTGGTTGGTCTTTATCCAACTTGATCGCTTTTTTGAGATGGAACCTGTTCAGCTACAGGGATCTTTGGAAATGGCTCGATAAACCGTTTGAGACCGTGCCGACGACCCCACCGCCAGTACAGATGGAATTGCCTTTTAAAAGGTTCTGAAAATATAGGAAACGAAAATTGGGACCTGTTTTTTGAAATGCAAACCTGATGCGTGATTAAAAGGGTTTTTGATGACAAAAAATTCGGATTGCAATTTATTTTGGACAGTAATGGTGAATCATGAAACCTGTCGAATGGAAAGAAGGTGATGGCTACTCCGTAAAAATCGGTTATATCAACCCAAACAACCAGAGGTGCTGTGGGCATTGTGGGGTCAAAGGGAATGATAACAATCCATTTGCTTACAAGACTGAATGCATCCTTTGCGGATACGTCTATGGGGTCAATGGCTCAGATATGCATGACAGAAAATGCCCTAAGTGTCAGGATGGCAAACCAGGGATTCGATATTGGAGGGAGTAGCAGAACTGGTGTAATGTGATGAACCCATCTTAAAACTCGTTAACTTTATGACATTTGTTAACAAGCTGCAAAACTCCCGTATTCCTTATCACAAAGGCTTTTCCACTGTTTTGGGCAAATTTCTGGTTGACATCACCTTTTTAACTGGTTAAGAAATACATATCCAAGCACAAAATCTTAACTAATCCTAAAAAGGTGTTCAGCATGAAAAAGAAACAGAATTTCAACCACCCTAAAGCAGGATCTCGAATAGCTGTAGAACCCATCAGATCCACCAAGGACATCAAAGCCATTAAAAAGCTGCTGGCAGACAAACCAAGGGATCTGTGTCTTTTTACCCTGGGGATTAACACAAATTTACGGGCATCTGATTTGCTACGGATCAAGGTCAATCGGGTATCCCACCTGAAGCCTGGGGATGAGTTAGACCTGAAGGAGAAAAAGACCGGAAAGGCCAGAAAGATCACCATCAACAAGACTGTCCATGAAGCAATTTCAAGGCTTCTGGAATTTGCAGAACCCGATATGGAGGATTACCTGTTTAGCTCCCAAAGGGGTGATGTTCTGACTGTTCCCAGTTTATCCAGGCTTGTTAAAAATTGGTGCAAGATGATCAACCTGAAGGGGAATTACGCCAGTCATACACTCCGTAAAACCTGGGGATATCATCAGCGGGTTTCGTTCAATGTGGGGATTCCTGAATTGATGGTATGCTTTAACCACAGCACCCAAAGGCAGACATTGGATTATCTGTGTATCCAGCCTGAAGAAATAAAGTCGGTTTATTTGAATGAACTGTGATTACCTGGGAAGGAGAATCAGGGAAGTAGGCCCGGTCACATTCCCGCGATTGGGCTTCCTACATCACGTGTATATCGTTTAGCCTGAGAATGATACCTCCAGGCTCCCCACATATTCGGAACGTTGCCGTCAGGTCTGACACGAAGCCGTCGATATTGAGATGAATTAGTTTAGATAAAATCTGACAGTCCTCTTGAAAAAAAGAGGGTTACCGGTTTTGATAAAGGTGACCAAACCAAAATATCAAAACAAGGAGTAACCCTCATGCTGCATGGTAGCAAAAAAATCATTAAACACAAAGTAGGACTTTTAAATCTGGCAGAAGAACTCGGTAATGTTTCTCAGGCTTGCAAAATTATGGGGCTTTCAAGAGATACGTTTTACCGATATAAAAATGCCGTAGATGATAATGGTCTCGATGCTCTCTTTGATCAAAATCGCAGAAAACCGAACCTTAAAAACAGAGTAGATGAAGCAACGGAAGACGCTGTTGTTGAATATGCTATTGAACAACCCGCACATGGCCAGGTCCGTGCAAGCAATGAGTTGCGAAAACGGGGTGTATTTATCTCACCAAGCGGTGTTAGAAGTGTCTGGCTTCGGCACCAGTTAGAATGCTTTAAAAAACGCCTTATAGCGCTTGAAAAGAGGATGGCCGACGAGAAGATGATTCTGACTGAAACACAGGTCCAGGCACTTGAACGCAAAAAGCAGGATGATGCAGCCCACGGAGAAATTGAGACTTTCCACCCTGGCTACCTCGGATCCCAGGATACGTTTTACGTTGGGACGTTGAAAGGTGTTGGGCGAGTTTACCAGCAGACATTTGTTGATACATATTCCAAGGTCGCTTTTGCTAAACTCTATAACACCAAAACACCTATAACGTCAGCCGATCTGCTCAATGATCGGGTCCTCCCTTTTTTTGAAAACAACAAACTTCCAATGTTGAGAATTTTAACAGACAGAGGAACCGAGTACTGCGGTAAGGCCGAAAAGCATGATTATCAGCTATATTTGGCGATTAACGACATTGATCACACCAAAACCAAGGCACGCCATCCACAGACAAATGGGATCTGTGAGCGATTTCATAAAACGATATTACAGGAATTTTATCAGGTGACTTTTAGAAAAAAGATTTACACCGATATTCAAATGTTGCAAAGTGATCTGGACTCGTGGCTTTACTACTATAACAATGAGCGAACTCATCAAGGTAAAATGTGTTGTGGTAGGACTCCAATCGAGACCCTTGAAGAAGGAAGAACTATTTGTCAGGAAAAAATGATAGCTTAGATTTGACCTGACAGACACCTTTTTAAAACCGGTATTTGTCAGATCAAGTCTGAACTACTACAATTGAGATCATACCAGATCTCTCCGATCTCCCCGAGGCCGTTCGGCTCCCACCGATCAACCTCCTTCCGCTGTGTGATGTCAGTCGGTTTGCCCTGTACCGTGACCTTCTGTTTAGGCAAAGCGTCCCCGTAGCCCTTCACCACCTTCCGGTACAGCTCCGGCGTCCACGCCATTTCCGAAACCTGATCAGTGAAATAGAATGCAGCGTGATAGTCCTCCGCCTCCATTAGCGCGGCCCATTCATCAATGACAGCAATCAGCCTCTCGTCCGATATGTCATTTGGTAGCGGTTTCATCTTCTCCTGCCCAACCATTAATTATCAGTTCAACTTTCCCTGTACAACCCCTTAGCCAATTGGACATTATCCTGATCCGCTCCCGAAATTCAAGGGGAAATAAACCCAAATGACGCTCCTACGCAAAAAGCCTGGGGGATTACACAACCCAGAAAATTCTATGCAAGCAGGAACGCCATTTGGATGATCTAAAATGATTTATCTGCAATATATCCTTTACCAGTAAAACAATTTGGACAAAGCGAACAGACATTCTTTATTACCCAACGCCCTGATAAATCACGATATTTCTATTAATTTCAAGTACTTATAAATAATATTGTTTAGATATCCCTATCCCCAGTTATTAAGGATTCCATCAGCAATAGCGTCAAGTTCCAAGCCAATACAGCGACTGCTCCGGTCAATATGGTTAATCCGGTTTAGATTGTACCGCATTGCTTCGGTATATGACCCGGATACTTCAATGTTCTGGTGGAATACGTTCTGGAATTCAGACTTCATCACTTCGCCGCATTCATCGCAATACTCAATAGGGACAATGACAGAATCATGAATTGGAATTGCAGCAACGCCCTTATCAGCAAAATGCAGCAAAACCTTTTCCATGATCTGGCTGTCATAGTTCATCAGAATATTACCGATGCTGGCATCATCGAAGTACTTGGCAATGGGTTTGTGTTTCTCCCGGATCTTCTGCATGACTGGGTCTATGTTTTTCTTCAGGATCTTGATTGGGGGTTCAGGTATCGGCTTGTTCTGCCTTTTGGCTTTGATCTTCTTCTTGGTTCAATCATTATTTAAAGACTGGAACGCCTTAACTTCATTTTTAGCATTGATCATGGTTAGCATAATATCTTTGAAAAATTTCCGGTATGGGCAAGCAGAAAGGTTATCCCAGTCATGGGGAAATCCTTCCAAAGTGTACAGATCTTCTGAGGGAATCTGTTTTCCTTCCAGGGCATAAAGCATAGACGGGTGCAGGCTTTTAAAATCCCTTTCAACTGTGAACATCCGATCTATCATAAGCTTGGGCCGGTATTCTTTGGGTATGCTCTGAACTCATATGCCATACCACCGACCATGCCGGTCAAATCTTCTGTCATGGAATACTCGGTACAGGTATTTAGAAGCCAGGTCTACTGGGCATTTGTCTGGGTCACGATTAAGTAACCAATTCATTTCCCTGAACTCAGCTTCAGTGATATCCAGTTCAATATCTGCCCTGGCTAACACGGCATTGATCTTGGCTACATTAGCAGCAAGCTTCTTTGCTTTTCTTCAGAGCCGATCGGGAATGGGTGCACTGTTTCTAAATTTCTTTGGTCTAAGTTTCCCATTCCACTGCTTCACCTTCTTTTCATGCCGCTTTCCCTTCATACGAATTGTGGTGATATTTTTATAATCTCTTACAATCTGTAGGGGTATGGACTTGCTGCCTTCAGAATCAGTACCAGTTACAGGTGGGGATTGTGCTGGTGGTAGCAGTTCCCGTATAAGCTCAAGCAGATTTCAGGTAGCCTTCATCTTAGACGGCTGTGCTTCCCAACAATCCGATTCCGGGTAGCCGGTTATCAGTTCAATGAAATCATGGTCATAAAGGAAATTTCTGATCTTAACCACACTGGAAGTAGAAAACCTGAACCCCTTTGTTCTCCGTTTATAATGGTAAAAGTCATTACCAGCCAGAAAACCAGTCCAAACATCTTCATCAACTTGACTTGCAGCTAGCAGATTACAGAGGATTACATCCAAGTTATTCCTCAACTTAGCCTGATATTTAAGTTGATATGGGATCACATACCGATCCCTAAAATCTTGTTTCATCTTGTTGAACATTCAGTCCACTACAATTACAAATTCAGGATTAGTACAGTGTTTATGTCTGTCTAACCACCAGTAATTTAAATAAGAACCATTTTTCTTGTTATTGTTAGTTTCCAATTGAGTTATTTCCTTTCCAATATTTTATTTAACCTCTGTAGATTTATACCTGTATCCAAGAGTAAATAACTTACCTTCTATTACTCCGGGGTATACGGATAACATCTATTTATATTTAACTATACCACAATGTTACGTCATACTTAGCATTCTCCCTAAAAGCTACCGATGCCCAGCGAAGAAGGGGCCTCACAGCACCAAACCCACAGAAACATTCCTCCTGTGAGGTATCCCTCCCGCTGGAAGTCAGGGAACTTACCGGTTATTGATGATGGGCATTACCACCCAGGTATACGTACCCACAGGAGTACAATACAAGGGGCCAATGTCAGGATTCTGATTTTGTATGAGATGACCTTTCCGATCATCTTTTGGCGAAGGGCTTTGGTAGGTCAGATGAAATGTATTCGATAGAGGTTCTTCATGTTAGTCTTGTCTCGCATCCAGCTTCATGCCGTATAGCAGCGTTTCTATCCGTTGCTCATGCTGTTCCTGCATCTTATAAGTTCCATTCAGCATATTCAGCAGGTATGGGTAAGTGAGGTCCAAATAATTTGCCACGGTTGCAATTGAAACACCATGCTTCTTCAGTTCTGATTTCAAGGGGTGTTGTTTGGGTTTAAACTCGTCCAAATTGATTCATTTTGCCATTGGTAACTCTCCTTTTTAAAGGTGTTGTGTTTTTCGTTGACGGCCAGATCAGCCAGCAGCACGAATTTGGTGTGGGTTTGGTTGTCCTCATACCAAATAAGACTAATAGGCGGGCAGCTAAAATGGATGGGGACAAGGAAGAGGTGTAGATCTACTTCCATATGACAAATATAATACATATATGCGATTTGTCAAGGAGCGGCACGCAAATTGCTTAACATTTTTTAGCACTTTTTCGGTGATAATCTAAATTTCCAATTCTATGTTCATTTTATCTATTTAAAACTGATTATAATGACCATATTGCATTCGACCTATGGGGTAGTACCAGGAAAAACATAATGTGTTTTCTTTATGATGTAAAAACACATGTATTCGGACAAGAAATGGATTTCTCATTCCCAAGGGGAGGCAGCATTTAAAAATATTTGCGTGTGCAAATATGGCTTTTTGCGGTTACTTCAGGCTAAAACAGTTTTCACCCACTTGCTATTTCTCAGGTGGGCCAGATCAATGCCATAATCAATTTGGCTTATGACCTCATCATATATCTTTTTGATCGGTTGACCATGATAATATGTTCCTGTCGTCATCCCATAGCCCTTTTCATGCCCTACAACATCCTTGATTTTAATGATGTTCAAGTCAAGGTTGATCAGATGGGTAATTACTGTATGTCGGAAACTATGATAGGTCTTGTTGCCTGCACCTTGCTGCTGCTGTTCTTTTGTGGGCTTGATGCCTGTCTTTTTAAGAACAGTATCATTGAACCGTTTACCAAAATACACCCCATACTTTTGGCTCTGGTTCTTATTGTTTAATTCAGGCCACAGTCTTCCCCCCTTGCAGGTTTTGACATACTCAATGAACCCTAACTCTATGATGAATGGATGGAGAGGAACCTTTCTTTCACTGGGGCTCCCTGCTTTCCCTTTGATTCGTTTATCTGGACGGTTCTGTCGGATGTCAATATACCAGATATCTTCATCTTTTTTGATGTCATCTTCATATAAATTACAAAGCTCTTCCCTTCTGGCACCAGTATAAAGCCCCAGAATCGGAAGCCAAAATTGATAAGGATATTTAGCCTTGTTAAAGGCATCACAGCTAAAGATTACCTCAATATCCGACTTTGAAAATGGGTCATAACTTTTCTTTTCTTCCTCCACTTTAATGCCCATAGCAGGATTGGCCGTTATGTAATCCTTTTCTCTGATTGCCCAGTTAAGCATGCTTGTCAAGTATGACAGATGAGAATTAACTCTTGCCCCACTGATTACCTCTGTAACAGGTAGATCCAATGCTCTAACCTCAGAGGCAGACATATCTCGGTACTTGCTTTGTTTAAACCTTAAAGGTAGACATCCCAATGTATCCCTAAACTGTCTTGTGGTTGTACGTTTTATGGTGTGTACTGGAGTTTTGCTCCCTATAAATTGTTCAAGCAGCTTTCTGGTAGTACCAAATCCCTCTACAGCTCCAGGCACCCACTTCTTTTTGTGTGCAGCTACATACTCATCCATAAGCTGGCCCAAGGTTACGATCTGTGCGGTGGGAGATGAGATATCAACGCTTGGAGTTATAGGGTTTGGTTCATGCCCCCTGTCGATTAGCACAAGACAACTATTTAATACAGAATCAAACTCGTCTGAAAAATCACCTGTTAGATTCTTTTGGTGATAATCAATGCCCTTAACTACTGCTCTGTAAATCCCTTCACATAGTTTGCCATATACAGGTGAGGATTTATCAATATCTGACTTTGCAATTCCCTCCTCTGCCAACAATTTATCGGCTTCAAGTTCTGCCTCAGAAAAATTTTTACCATGTATTTTAGCCAGATAATCCTTTTTAATATCGGGAAGGATTTCTAAGGTGCCTTCAAGGGCATCAGCGTCATTTTCATATTGGTAATATTTTTCAGGATCAATGTATCTTTTATCGGGCATAGGTTTATCATAGGACTTGATTGTCCTTCTCATAAATTTTGCCAACATGCTTTGGATTTGTGAATCTGATAAATCCATTTTGCTAAAACACCTATTCCGTAAATCTCTGAATAAAAGCTGAACTTGTCCAGCCATAAATCTGGCCTTTGTCTTGGCAGCAGATAAAT encodes:
- a CDS encoding IS4 family transposase; its protein translation is MLFCQVAQAKSLREISGGLACCMGKLRHLGVSSAPSKSTLSYANKNRSWQLFQDLFYDTFEFCRKHSPGGHKFRFKNKLLSLDSTTISLCLSLFPWAEFRRTKGAVKLHLLLDHDGYLPSYAYISNGKNHESKYAKRFPLAPGSIITMDRGYNDYSLFASWTAQDVFFVTRLKTNAAYEVLSERELPLRRNILSDEMIKFTGHNARKACPFILRRIVVWDADNQREIILLTNHYKFGATTISSIYKDRWQIELFFKAIKQNLRIKTFVGTSENALYTQIWTALIAMLLIKFLQLKSKFGWSLSNLIAFLRWNLFSYRDLWKWLDKPFETVPTTPPPVQMELPFKRF
- a CDS encoding tyrosine-type recombinase/integrase; the protein is MKKKQNFNHPKAGSRIAVEPIRSTKDIKAIKKLLADKPRDLCLFTLGINTNLRASDLLRIKVNRVSHLKPGDELDLKEKKTGKARKITINKTVHEAISRLLEFAEPDMEDYLFSSQRGDVLTVPSLSRLVKNWCKMINLKGNYASHTLRKTWGYHQRVSFNVGIPELMVCFNHSTQRQTLDYLCIQPEEIKSVYLNEL
- a CDS encoding IS481 family transposase is translated as MLHGSKKIIKHKVGLLNLAEELGNVSQACKIMGLSRDTFYRYKNAVDDNGLDALFDQNRRKPNLKNRVDEATEDAVVEYAIEQPAHGQVRASNELRKRGVFISPSGVRSVWLRHQLECFKKRLIALEKRMADEKMILTETQVQALERKKQDDAAHGEIETFHPGYLGSQDTFYVGTLKGVGRVYQQTFVDTYSKVAFAKLYNTKTPITSADLLNDRVLPFFENNKLPMLRILTDRGTEYCGKAEKHDYQLYLAINDIDHTKTKARHPQTNGICERFHKTILQEFYQVTFRKKIYTDIQMLQSDLDSWLYYYNNERTHQGKMCCGRTPIETLEEGRTICQEKMIA
- a CDS encoding site-specific integrase, which encodes MKTGSSPSYLIRNPHSYCFRMKIPLDLQATISRKELRYSLGTGNLSAAKTKARFMAGQVQLLFRDLRNRCFSKMDLSDSQIQSMLAKFMRRTIKSYDKPMPDKRYIDPEKYYQYENDADALEGTLEILPDIKKDYLAKIHGKNFSEAELEADKLLAEEGIAKSDIDKSSPVYGKLCEGIYRAVVKGIDYHQKNLTGDFSDEFDSVLNSCLVLIDRGHEPNPITPSVDISSPTAQIVTLGQLMDEYVAAHKKKWVPGAVEGFGTTRKLLEQFIGSKTPVHTIKRTTTRQFRDTLGCLPLRFKQSKYRDMSASEVRALDLPVTEVISGARVNSHLSYLTSMLNWAIREKDYITANPAMGIKVEEEKKSYDPFSKSDIEVIFSCDAFNKAKYPYQFWLPILGLYTGARREELCNLYEDDIKKDEDIWYIDIRQNRPDKRIKGKAGSPSERKVPLHPFIIELGFIEYVKTCKGGRLWPELNNKNQSQKYGVYFGKRFNDTVLKKTGIKPTKEQQQQGAGNKTYHSFRHTVITHLINLDLNIIKIKDVVGHEKGYGMTTGTYYHGQPIKKIYDEVISQIDYGIDLAHLRNSKWVKTVLA